Proteins encoded together in one Sphingomonas radiodurans window:
- the radC gene encoding RadC family protein has translation MADSDAPSDNHGHRARLRDRLLGRGGETLLDHELIEYLLTLATPRIDTKPIAKALLREFGGIGGVFTADREALLRIKGMGEVGVSAIKIAQATALRLLQSEVAARPVLGNWQALLDYLRADMAHHAIERVRVLHLNTRNMLIRDEVMSEGSIDQAQVHVREVIRRAIDLGSAAIILVHNHPSGDPSPSKADIDITRAIVEAGRGMGIAVHDHLIVGTNGHVSLRAKGLM, from the coding sequence ATGGCCGACAGCGATGCCCCGAGCGACAATCATGGTCACCGCGCCCGCCTGCGTGATCGCCTGCTCGGGCGCGGCGGCGAGACACTGCTCGATCATGAACTGATCGAATATCTGCTGACGCTCGCCACGCCGCGGATCGATACCAAGCCGATCGCCAAGGCTTTGCTGCGCGAATTCGGCGGCATCGGCGGCGTCTTCACCGCCGATCGCGAAGCGCTGCTGCGCATCAAGGGCATGGGCGAGGTCGGCGTGTCCGCCATCAAGATCGCCCAAGCCACCGCGTTGCGGCTGCTCCAGTCGGAAGTCGCCGCGCGCCCGGTGCTCGGCAATTGGCAGGCGCTGCTCGATTACCTGCGCGCCGACATGGCGCACCACGCGATCGAGCGCGTCCGCGTGCTCCACCTCAACACCCGGAACATGCTCATTCGCGACGAAGTGATGAGCGAAGGCTCGATCGATCAGGCGCAAGTCCATGTTCGCGAAGTGATCCGCCGCGCGATCGATCTCGGGTCGGCGGCGATCATCCTGGTCCACAACCATCCGTCGGGGGATCCCTCGCCGAGCAAGGCGGATATCGATATAACCCGCGCGATCGTGGAGGCCGGGCGCGGCATGGGGATCGCCGTGCACGACCATCTGATCGTGGGGACGAATGGCCACGTCAGCCTGCGAGCCAAGGGGCTGATGTGA